TGCATTAAGATATATATCAATGGGTGCAAATCAGGCAGCTTTCAAATCCAGGCGATCCCTTGCAGAGTGTCTTGCAACAGAACTGATATCTGCTGCAAACCATGATGCAAAATGCTTCTCTATAAACAGAAAAGATTCAAAAGAAAGAGTAGCAAAGGCTGCACGCTGATATATCTATAATTAACAATAACGAATTAAAGGTATTAAAATGGGACGAAGAAAAAAAATGGTCGAGCGGGTAAAAACGCTCATGAGAAATCCGGAGAATGTCAGGAATATTGGTATAGTTGCACATATTGATCATGGTAAAACCACCCTATCCGATAATCTGCTGGCGGGTGCCGGTATGATATCCACTGAACTGGCAGGAAAACAGCTGTTCATGGACTCTGATGAAGAAGAACAGGCAAGAGGAATTACAATTGATTCTTCCAATGTTTCAATGGTGCACGAATATGATAATGAAGAATACCTGATCAACCTCATAGATACTCCCGGCCATGTGGATTTCGGTGGAGATGTAACACGTGCAATGCGTGCTGTTGATGGTGCAGTGGTTGTTATTGACGCTGTTGAAGGGACAATGCCCCAGACAGAGACTGTTCTCAGACAGGCATTAAAGGAACATGTAAAGCCTGTGCTTTTCATAAATAAGGTGGACCGGCTTATAAACGAACTGCAGGTAGATTCTCAGGAAATGCAGATAAGGCTTGGAAAACTTATTGATCATGTAAACAAGCTTATCAAAGGGATGAATGAAGAAAAATACAAAGCAGGCTGGAAAGTAGATGCCGCAGCAGGAACTGTTGCCTTTGGATCTGCTCTGTATAACTGGGCCATAAGTGTTCCAATGATGAAGAAGACAAGTGTCAGTTTCAATGATGTTTATGAATACTGTAAGGAGGGTGATATGAAAACACTTGCAGAAAAATGCCCCCTTCATGAAGCTGTCAATGATATGGTCATTCGATACCTTCCAAGCCCGATAGATGCACAGGAAGACAGGGTCAGTGCAATATGGCATGGAGATGTAAGCTCTGAGATCGGACAGGCCATGAAAAAGGCAGATGCAGATGCGCCACTTTCATTTATGGTCACGGATATTTCGATGGACCCTCATGCAGGTGAAGTAGCAACCGGCAGGATATTTAGTGGATCACTTTCAAGAGGTATGGAGACATATATTTCCGGAATTGCCCAGAAGAACAGGATTCAGCAGGTTGGTGTTTTTATGGGTCCTGAAAGGATTGAAGTGGAGAACATTCCGGCAGGAAACATTGCTGCTGTGACTGGACTTAAGGATGCTATTGTAGGTTCAACGGTAACTACCCTGGAAGGTATGACTCCTTTTGAAACTATCCGACATGCAAGCGAGCCTGTTGTTACAGTTGC
Above is a genomic segment from Methanosalsum zhilinae DSM 4017 containing:
- a CDS encoding elongation factor EF-2, giving the protein MGRRKKMVERVKTLMRNPENVRNIGIVAHIDHGKTTLSDNLLAGAGMISTELAGKQLFMDSDEEEQARGITIDSSNVSMVHEYDNEEYLINLIDTPGHVDFGGDVTRAMRAVDGAVVVIDAVEGTMPQTETVLRQALKEHVKPVLFINKVDRLINELQVDSQEMQIRLGKLIDHVNKLIKGMNEEKYKAGWKVDAAAGTVAFGSALYNWAISVPMMKKTSVSFNDVYEYCKEGDMKTLAEKCPLHEAVNDMVIRYLPSPIDAQEDRVSAIWHGDVSSEIGQAMKKADADAPLSFMVTDISMDPHAGEVATGRIFSGSLSRGMETYISGIAQKNRIQQVGVFMGPERIEVENIPAGNIAAVTGLKDAIVGSTVTTLEGMTPFETIRHASEPVVTVAVEAKHMRDLPKLVEVLRQVSKEDPTLQITLNEETGEHLMAGMGELHLEVIAHRIQRDKGVEISTTPPIVVYRETIQGKAGPVEGKSPNRHNRFYIEVEPLDPEIRKAIKEGEISMDLPELERREKLMALGMDKDEAKGITEIYESNVFIDVTKGIQHLNETMELILEGFEEVMKGGPLSREPCMGVKVRLVDAKLHEDAVHRGPAQVIPAARQAVQAAMLMANDTLMEPYQKLFIQVPQAQMGGATKEIQGRRGVILDMVSEGDMTTISSKVPVSEMFGFAGDIRSATEGRSMWSTEFMGFEPLPTNMIKDVVSSIRERKGLKKELPQPSDFISA